A window from Drosophila gunungcola strain Sukarami chromosome 2R unlocalized genomic scaffold, Dgunungcola_SK_2 000017F, whole genome shotgun sequence encodes these proteins:
- the LOC128256397 gene encoding LOW QUALITY PROTEIN: uncharacterized protein LOC128256397 (The sequence of the model RefSeq protein was modified relative to this genomic sequence to represent the inferred CDS: inserted 1 base in 1 codon), translating into MCGFGFMAYGFDCCHRSIDFSLMPSIGKPKTEIKVKCKALKXAELKRQNKQFARR; encoded by the exons ATGTGCGGTTTTGGTTTCATGGCTTACGGTTTTGATTGCTGCCATCGCTCAATTGATTTTTCACTAATGCCATCGATTGGCAAGCCCAAAACcgaaataaaagtgaaatgcAAAGCATTAA AAGCAGAACTTAAACgccaaaataaacaatttgccAGGCGTTGA